In one Andrena cerasifolii isolate SP2316 chromosome 2, iyAndCera1_principal, whole genome shotgun sequence genomic region, the following are encoded:
- the LOC143378734 gene encoding uncharacterized protein LOC143378734, with the protein MSDSVKVGIRLRPLVKREKDENLSIRWIVRGDSIVSLDPEARKQGDNGFHFDDIFEMDATNSNVFETIARPIVDATINGIDATVFSYGQCNSGKTHTMMGTAEEPGLIPLSIEHIFKAISNTVEREFLLRASYLEICDEKVNDLLNLKSINLTLHRDDSKQIIIKCKEETTNSLSHMLSILQKGRQNKWLIESLRDERSFSHTIFRIMIESQEVGGDSESAVQVSQLNLVDLAGFGKAHQTDAAERQQIDASLSTLRSIIAQLHKSQSDQIEINYHSSKLTEIMQSSLGGNALTAIICTVTPVALEETYHTLSFASQAKTVKNKPQKSRYVSHELLLTRYTKQLIKLQEELQTVRNGWSSIEPEEVRPKLQEYHVYRLLEERIKLLKNHIISGRVVNREEQFKCKSRRRQQFPVFQAEASLPTIIEMSPERPYKKAVTKSVDVTGQTFQTAFADFEIDLIECETHGKEKENGDNCNAKQLYCIDNLMNAKPRSNSSCVTPNKQDSCVQTLSNCASPSTPKEILREYISDLTKDFIELSEFTTLEKQLLCEENHCSVFSFNEQLGRQSVSCNTVDHEGNECSADLIMKLEEEKAKLAEDLELKIHELDEIKTDIQGLKLDVENLQQTIQLLTNENVEMATKLCTEKERSKDVEFNLRRTVKELYGRISKVTDEKINLETDVITLNHRLESIRSKTPKSVGDEQFTEYQNKIEKLKTENIELTAIIAENNKELHSVKESKGLLYDHECMYKDKLAIIAAKHEYLVTENRELSTDLMDKIEENDMLKVQCDVLKKKMSVTNNVQSGDDVEQLRTENNILKSEIVELKMKVTMLSDENAQFSNNLFETMEDLDNSQSDKLHSSIAPDNPTKETSREESRESLTNKLITMQDKIDHLTHLNKKLSDLKLPSCSQCAHLKNLNESRRALKIEANKLNHKLEDLQRTFDRKCADTEPLKMKANQDLNLSFVDSSLCASFVDGMNVSFVEEKVHHLNNELQTLKDDRDKFSILYQEKCEELEKLHDEDAKADEDGSKSKKAGKNESRIERIQNSIDQVREDIDELKKNSTNFTSILTKFRTEKASLMDEINMLKSINEDLQQKITSDEISAAVAMEKAQILESDLLNMSKEIEEFSAKEKAIKTEKLVLEVEIEDLKADQQSKDILIAGLHKTVDDLNDCISSLKTELDLMTSQKNDLVVSTESIERKYKDELESLQKQYEELEETERQSRKAEKRAILRAKELEADIEKLQTDLTKQETLYKEVQGRVSRLEHLLHESEDEKELLKQIVQALEVQVTDSKGNLAIKYENEFQAISKKFEKYTEESEIKLSKINETLNKYAEENGNLTQEFAKLQDIELKVSEMKENVRHAFGKEGTLANDNKKLYEELDTVKECMIRELKSLKDKVNSVNFLNKTANEIFIIFLQAIMSKEEEVIRDLRKSFEKDKQKLEDEKRQSADAEKRMTLWARELELEIEKLQMDLTKGEHMHKGQQDKIDQLEHHLRESSYEKEMYKEKMETFEVDYNNLQAEFEKQCSRDSRQTEATIVTQKKEKEVQEAYKKKEMELQSKIKAEKETYEKRIQDLVSSIESYKTKNMELKSNIEGLEANEKQSQNIIEANATELRKNNQTIHRMSIDLEQLTEDYNEVNREVEQKTSRIEDITKLLKNKCDVLSEYKSKLESIMPDYQSLQDQVKDRKVSIERCKEKIEKLKMEKEKEMEAIQDKLNCEEIKNVGLNKQLNELNNKNVALVEELDDLKEKYEQLQHVNAKLERKIRNSTSKLKVEAQMEDLKDLNKGLQSNLEGASNRITELQDSKNKILKELVNLKGQYELLSQENVEIKKTLSRQSVSKEDGRYDALLQEKNKIALDLEGKKVLLNQRDKEIKEHLRRIKDLTVRNKELDDQLKERAAIIRERDLEISNLKDKVYVRRIENKLVNELQEKLKTLKEDSKNLQDQLETYKVGPQVDVRQIQDIRLHSEKVLTLKKENLELQTRVNEYEHKLESKSNSSGSRSVSPAFEVTRRRHSRNEIFNQKRQLETDINENEETCQVLRKKIQELESQLVTKNGQIVALEIQIQSENFPYQQKCRELEELLLTHRKKNAELSSEARKLQRAMDDINAWECDICRRWRINRRDQSCQTPSNHASRFFSNNGVLDDHKKIIKLEKEKTMMKDVCRSRCRRIKELEDKVRGLEDVRTTSALVPIEPLQPKSEQQYSAFLNKQIKSEKNPNLVMKENVPSNLLELAKPLNNRRRRDQLLV; encoded by the exons ATGTCAGATAGCGTGAAGGTGGGAATCAGATTGAGGCCCTTGGTGAAGCGGGAGAAGGACGAGAATTTGTCAATACGATGGATCGTGCGAGGAGATTCCATTGTTTCTTTAGATCCGGAGGCGAGGAAACAAGGGGATAATGGATTTCACTTTG ATGATATTTTCGAGATGGATGCAACCAATTCTAATGTATTCGAGACTATAGCGAGACCTATCGTCGATGCCACCATAAACGGTATTGACGCGACAGTATTCTCTTACGGCCAGTGTAATTCTGGTAAAACTCATACAATGATGGGTACTGCAGAAGAGCCGGGACTAATACCACTTAGTATTGAACATATATTTAAAGCAATTTCGAACACCGTCGAACGTGAATTTCTATTAAG GGCATCGTACTTAGAGATCTGTGACGAAAAGGTGAACGACCTTCTGAATTTGAAAAGCATCAACCTAACGTTACACAGAGACGACAgtaaacaaataattattaagtGTAAAGAAGAAACTACAAACTCGCTGAGTCACATGTTATCTATACTGCAGAAGGGACGTCAGAATAAATGGTTAATAGAATCTTTGAGGGACGAGCGTAGTTTTAGTCACACCATATTTCGAATT ATGATTGAAAGTCAAGAAGTTGGCGGTGATTCAGAAAGCGCCGTGCAAGTATCTCAATTAAATTTAGTAGACCTCGCTGGGTTTGGAAAAGCACATCAAACAGACGCTGCCGAAAGGCAGCAGATCGACGCATCTCTTTCCACGTTGAGATCGATAATCGCACAGCTACACAAATCGCAGAGTGACCAAATAGAGATTAACTATCACAGTAGCAAACTAACGGAAATAATGCAGTCGTCGTTAGGTGGTAATGCTTTAACAGCCATAATATGTACAGTGACTCCCGTTGCTTTAGAAGAAACGTACCACACTTTATC GTTCGCGTCTCAGGCTAAGACTGTGAAAAACAAGCCACAGAAAAGTAGATATGTATCCCACGAGTTGCTCCTAACACGTTACACGAAGCAATTAATTAAGCTGCAAGAAGAACTACAG ACAGTAAGAAATGGATGGTCGTCCATAGAACCGGAGGAAGTCAGGCCTAAGTTGCAAGAGTATCACGTTTATCGATTATTAGAGGAGCGTATAAAATTACTAAAGAATCATATTATTTCTGGGCGTGTTGTGAATCGTGAGGAGCAATTCAAATGTAAATCTAGGAGGAGACAGCAGTTTCCAGTATTTCAGGCTGAAGCTAGTTTGCCGACGATAATAGAAATGTCGCCTGAAAGACCATACAAAAAAGCTGTTACCAAATCGGTTGATGTCACGGGTCAAA CGTTTCAGACAGCTTTTGCTGACTTCGAGATAGACCTGATCGAGTGTGAGACACAcggcaaagaaaaagaaaacggtgACAACTGTAACGCGAAACAGCTGTATTGTATAGATAATCTGATGAACGCAAAGCCTAGAAGCAATAGTTCCTGTGTAACCCCAAACAAGCAAGATTCGTGTGTACAGACTTTAAG CAATTGTGCCTCTCCATCCACGCCAAAGGAAATTCTGCGCGAGTATATCTCTGACTTGACCAAAGATTTCATCGAACTCAGTGAATTTACAACGTTGGAGAAACAGTTGCTCTGTGAAGAGAATCATTGCAGCGTATTT AGCTTCAATGAACAACTGGGGAGACAGTCTGTTTCCTGTAATACTGTAGATCACGAAGGTAACGAGTGCTCTGCAGACttaataatgaagttggaagaAGAGAAGGCTAAGTTGGCCGAAGATCTAGAATTGAAGATCCATGAACTGGATGAAATAAAGACCGACATCCAAGGACTTAAATTAGACGTAGAAAACTTGCAGCAGACTATTCAACTGCTGACAAATGAGAACGTGGAAATGGCAACGAAATTGTGCACCGAGAAAGAACGTTCGAAAGACGTTGAATTCAACCTTCGAAGAACGGTCAAAGAACTTTACGGGCGTATCTCGAAAGTTACCGACGAGAAAATTAACTTGGAGACCGACGTGATCACGTTAAATCACCGTTTAGAATCGATCCGCTCGAAAACACCGAAATCAGTGGGCGACGAGCAGTTCACTGAATATcagaataaaattgagaaattgaaGACAGAGAACATCGAGCTAACGGCTATTATCGCAGAGAATAATAAGGAGCTTCATAGCGTGAAAGAAAGCAAGGGACTTTTGTACGACCATGAATGTATGTATAAGGACAAGCTTGCAATTATCGCAGCGAAACACGAGTACTTGGTAACTGAAAATAGGGAACTGTCTACCGACTTGATGGACAAGATCGAGGAGAACGACATGCTGAAAGTGCAATGCGACGTTCTGAAGAAGAAAATGTCTGTGACGAATAACGTGCAGTCTGGCGATGACGTGGAGCAGCTAAGAACTgagaacaatattttaaaatctgaGATCGTCGAGTTGAAGATGAAAGTGACAATGCTGTCTGACGAGAATGCCCAGTTTTCCAATAATTTATTCGAGACCATGGAAGACCTCGACAATTCGCAGAGTGATAAATTGCATTCGTCCATTGCGCCTGACAATCCCACGAAGGAAACGTCGCGGGAGGAAAGCCGCGAATCGCTGACGAACAAGCTGATAACGATGCAGGACAAAATCGACCACTTGACTCATTTGAATAAAAAGCTGAGCGACTTGAAGCTGCCTTCCTGCAGCCAATGCGCGCACCTGAAGAATTTGAACGAAAGTCGTAGAGCCCTGAAGATCGAGGCGAATAAATTGAACCACAAATTGGAAGACTTGCAGAGGACGTTCGATCGGAAGTGCGCGGACACCGAACCGCTGAAAATGAAAGCTAATCAGGACTTGAATTTAAGCTTCGTGGATTCATCTTTGTGCGCCAGTTTCGTTGACGGAATGAACGTGAGCTTCGTAGAGGAAAAGGTTCATCACTTGAATAACGAATTGCAGACGTTAAAGGACGACCGTGATAAATTCTCCATTCTCTATCAAGAAAAGTGTGAAGAGCTTGAGAAGCTTCACGACGAAGATGCGAAGGCTGACGAGGACGGTTCGAAGTCGAAGAAGGCGGGTAAAAATGAGAGCAGGATAGAGAGGATTCAAAACAGCATCGACCAAGTGAGGGAGGATATAGACGAATTGAAGAAAAATAGTACAAACTTCACTTCCATACTTACCAAGTTCAGAACGGAAAAGGCGAGCTTGATGGACGAGATAAACATGCTGAAAAGTATTAACGAGGATCTACAGCAGAAGATAACGAGCGACGAGATATCGGCAGCCGTGGCTATGGAAAAGGCACAGATCCTGGAGAGCGATTTATTAAACATGAGTAAGGAGATCGAGGAGTTCTCTGCGAAAGAGAAAGCGATAAAGACCGAGAAGCTGGTGCTAGAGGTTGAAATAGAAGACTTGAAGGCAGACCAGCAAAGCAAAGATATTCTCATTGCTGGGTTGCATAAAACAGTCGACGATCTAAACGATTGCATCTCGTCCCTAAAAACTGAATTAGACTTAATGACTAGCCAGAAGAATGATCTAGTTGTTTCTACAGAAAGTATCGAACGTAAGTACAAGGACGAATTAGAGTCCCTGCAGAAGCAGTACGAGGAACTGGAGGAAACTGAAAGGCAGAGCAGAAAAGCAGAGAAACGTGCGATCTTGCGAGCCAAGGAGCTCGAAGCGGACATAGAGAAGCTCCAGACGGACTTGACGAAACAGGAAACCTTGTACAAGGAAGTCCAAGGAAGAGTGTCGCGCTTGGAACATCTTTTACATGAGAGTGAAGACGAGAAAGAATTATTGAAGCAGATAGTGCAAGCGCTTGAAGTTCAAGTAACCGATTCCAAGGGTAATTTGGCGATTAAGTACGAAAACGAGTTTCAGGCAATATCAAAGAAATTTGAGAAATACACCGAGGAGTCCGAGATTAAGTTAAGCAAAATTAACGAGACGTTGAACAAATACGCGGAGGAAAATGGTAATCTGACGCAAGAGTTTGCGAAACTGCAAGATATTGAATTAAAAGTCAGTGAAATGAAAGAAAACGTTCGACACGCGTTTGGAAAAGAGGGCACTCTGGCGAATGATAATAAGAAACTGTACGAAGAATTGGACACTGTTAAAGAATGTATGATTCGGGAATTGAAGTCGCTGAAGGACAAAGTAAATTCGGTGAACTTCCTGAATAAGACTGCCAACGAAATCTTCATAATATTCCTGCAGGCGATTATGTCGAAGGAAGAAGAGGTGATTAGAGATCTGAGGAAGTCGTTCGAGAAGGATAAGCAGAAGCTGGAGGACGAGAAGCGACAGAGTGCCGATGCGGAGAAGCGAATGACGTTATGGGCTAGGGAGCTGGAGCTGGAGATTGAGAAGCTGCAAATGGATTTAACAAAAGGAGAGCACATGCACAAAGGCCAACAGGATAAGATTGATCAGCTGGAGCACCATTTAAGAGAGAGCAGCTACGAGAAAGAAATGTACAAAGAGAAAATGGAAACGTTCGAAGTTGACTACAACAATTTGCAAGCTGAATTCGAGAAACAGTGCAGCAGGGATAGTCGACAAACAGAGGCGACTATCGTCACccagaaaaaggagaaagaagtGCAAGAAGCATATAAGAAGAAGGAAATGGAACTTCAGTCCAAGATAAAAGCTGAGAAAGAGACCTACGAGAAAAGAATACAAGATCTTGTTAGCAGTATAGAAAGTTATAAGACGAAAAATATGGAATTGAAGAGTAACATCGAAGGCCTCGAGGCTAACGAGAAACAGTCACAGAATATTATCGAAGCGAACGCGACCGAATTGAGAAAGAATAATCAAACTATACATAGAATGAGCATCGATCTCGAGCAACTTACGGAAGATTACAACGAAGTGAATCGCGAGGTTGAGCAGAAAACATCACGGATAGAAGACATCACGAAGctcttgaaaaataaatgcgACGTGCTGTCGGAATATAAATCTAAACTGGAGAGTATCATGCCGGATTATCAATCGTTGCAGGATCAAGTTAAAGACCGGAAAGTGAGTATAGAGCGATGCAAGGAGAAGATAGAGAAATTGAAAATGGAGAAGGAAAAGGAGATGGAAGCGATTCAGGATAAATTGAACTGCGAGGAGATAAAGAACGTTGGATTGAACAAGCAGCTGAACGAATTGAATAACAAGAACGTAGCTTTGGTGGAGGAACTAGATGACTTGAAGGAGAAGTACGAACAGTTGCAGCACGTGAATGCTAAGCTTGAGAGGAAGATTAGAAACAGTACCAGTAAACTGAAAGTCGAAGCACAGATGGAGGATTTGAAAGACCTAAACAAAGGATTGCAGAGCAACTTGGAAGGTGCGAGCAATCGCATCACTGAACTGCAGGATAGTAAGAACAAAATCTTGAAGGAACTAGTCAATTTAAAGGGCCAGTACGAGTTACTGTCTCAAGAAAATGTTGAGATAAAGAAAACACTGTCTAGGCAAAGTGTATCAAAGGAAGATGGCAGGTACGATGCTCTTCTCCAAGAGAAGAATAAAATCGCGTTAGATTTAGAAGGCAAGAAGGTATTATTGAACCAAAGAGACAAGGAGATTAAGGAGCACCTGCGCAGAATAAAGGATTTAACAGTCAGAAACAAGGAACTTGATGATCAGTTGAAAGAGCGCGCTGCGATTATACGCGAACGTGATCTGGAAATCTCAAATCTGAAGGACAAAGTGTATGTCCGTCGAATAGAAAACAAATTGGTTAACGAACTACAGGAAAAGCTTAAGACGCTTAAAGAGGATAGCAAGAATCTTCAGGATCAGCTCGAGACGTATAAAGTAGGGCCGCAGGTTGATGTCAGGCAAATACAGGACATAAGATTGCACAGCGAGAAAGTTCTTACGTTGAAAAAAGAGAACTTGGAATTACAGACGAGAGTGAACGAATACGAGCATAAACTGGAATCGAAAAGTAATAGCAGTGGCTCGAGGTCTGTTAGCCCAGCCTTCGAAGTTACCAGAAGGAGGCATAGTCGAAATGAGATATTCAATCAGAAGAGGCAATTAGAAACAGACATTAACGAGAACGAGGAAACCTGCCAAGTGTTGCGAAAGAAGATTCAGGAACTGGAATCGCAGTTGGTGACGAAGAATGGACAAATTGTAGCATTGGAGATTCAAATCCAAAGTGAGAACTTCCCTTACCAGCAGAAGTGCAGGGAGCTCGAGGAGCTTCTCCTTACGCATCGCAAGAAA AACGCAGAGCTCAGTTCCGAGGCAAGGAAACTTCAGCGGGCTATGGATGACATTAATGCATGGGAGTGCGATATATGCAGAAGATGGCGAATCAACAGAAGAGATCAATCTTGTCAAACACCATCCAATCATGCATCACGattcttctctaacaacggagtGCTCGAC GACCACaaaaagataataaaattgGAGAAAGAAAAGACGATGATGAAGGATGTGTGCCGTTCGCGATGCCGGCGGATTAAAGAGTTGGAGGATAAAGTGAGGGGATTGGAGGATGTGCGAACCACGTCTGCCTTAGTACCGATCGAACCTTTGCAACCAAAATCTGAGCAGCAGTATTCGGCGTTCCTTAATAAGCAAATCAAGTCGGAGAAGAACCCGAACCT AGTTATGAAAGAAAACGTTCCATCTAATTTATTGGAGCTTGCAAAGCCTTTAAACAATAGAAGACGCAGGGATCAATTATTAGTGTAA